One genomic window of Solanum stenotomum isolate F172 chromosome 9, ASM1918654v1, whole genome shotgun sequence includes the following:
- the LOC125875815 gene encoding probable galacturonosyltransferase 15 has product MMKFYISATGIKKLTISSSAAVSSGRGGVGLPVGMKGKGLPPVTRRISHRTLLLPAVLVLGLLLTLLFFRITFIMLESAAFCSSPIGCLGWRIFGGSDSTRLREELMRALLEATNDGDNGIERSSTSLPSSFNDLVKDMTSNGQDIKAFAFKTKTMIMKMEQMVESARQSESIFWHLASHGVPKGIHCLSLKLAEEYAENAAARSRLPSPQYVSHLIDPSFHHVVLLTDNVLAASVVVSSTIKSSSIPERLVFHIVTDKKTYTAMHAWFAVNSVNSAVLEVRGLHQYDWSHEVNIGIKEMIEIHRLICSHKLDSMKRENIPNKYEHEKDLQHLRPSCTSLLNHLRIYIPELFPDLNKIVFLDDDTVVQHDLSSLWELDLNGKVVGAAFDSSCGDDCCSGRKYKDYFNFTSPIISSKLDYDHCGWLYGMNIFDLQAWRKTNITATYHHWLKLNLNSGFELWNPGALPPSLIAFEGHVHRIDPSWHIAGLGYRSIINVTQSVLENGAVVHFSGPAKPWLEIGAPEIRSLWSRHVNMSNEFIRKCGIME; this is encoded by the exons ATGATGAAGTTTTACATATCGGCGACGGGGATTAAAAAACTGACTATATCGAGTTCCGCCGCTGTTTCGAGCGGCAGAGGTGGCGTAGGATTGCCGGTTGGTATGAAAGGGAAAGGATTACCGCCGGTGACTCGCCGGATATCTCACCGGACGTTGTTATTGCCGGCCGTTTTGGTTCTCGGTTTACTTTTAACCTTACTGTTTTTCAGAATTACCTTTATCATGCTCGAATCTGCCGCTTTTTGCTCTTCCCCTATCG GTTGTCTAGGATGGAGAATTTTCGGCGGGAGTGACTCAACTCGG CTCAGAGAAGAGTTGATGCGGGCATTGTTGGAGGCAACAAATGATGGTGACAATGGAATAGAGAGGAGCTCAACTTCATTACCATCCTCATTCAATGATCTTGTGAAGGACATGACTTCAAATGGACAAGACATCAAGGCTTTCGCTTTCAAAACTAAAACTATG ATAATGAAAATGGAGCAAATGGTAGAATCAGCAAGGCAAAGTGAGTCTATTTTTTGGCACTTAGCTTCTCACGGTGTACCAAAGGGCATACATTGCCTATCCCTCAAGTTAGCTGAAGAATATGCTGAAAATGCTGCTGCACGTTCTCGCTTGCCTTCACCCCAATATGTATCCCACCTCATTGACCCTTCCTTCCATCATGTAGTTCTTTTAACGGACAATGTACTTGCTGCGTCTGTGGTAGTTTCCTCGACCATTAAAAGCTCAAGTATCCCAGAAAGATTGGTGTTTCATATAGTTACTGATAAGAAGACATACACTGCAATGCATGCATGGTTTGCTGTAAACTCTGTTAATTCGGCTGTCCTGGAAGTAAGAGGATTGCATCAGTATGATTGGTCTCATGAGGTGAATATCGGGATTAAGGAGATGATAGAGATTCATCGATTGATCTGTAGCCACAAGCTTGACAGCATGAAAAGGGAAAATATTCCAAACAAGTATGAACATGAAAAAGATTTGCAGCATCTACGGCCTAGCTGTACATCCCTCTTAAATCATCTGCGCATCTATATCCCCGAG CTTTTCCCAGACCTGAACAAGATTGTATTTTTGGACGATGATACTGTAGTACAGCATGATTTATCATCTCTGTGGGAACTTGATCTCAACGGGAAAGTTGTTGGTGCAGCTTTTGACTCGAGCTGTGGAGATGACTGTTGCTCTGGAAGAAAGTACAAGGATTACTTTAATTTTACGAGTCCTATTATATCATCTAAGTTGGATTATGATCATTGCGGATGGCTTTATGGAATGAATATCTTTGATCTCCAGGCTTGGAGGAAGACGAACATCACTGCAACTTACCATCACTGGCTTAAACTT AACCTGAACTCTGGTTTCGAATTGTGGAATCCTGGAGCACTTCCGCCTTCTCTAATTGCTTTTGAGGGTCATGTGCACCGGATTGATCCTTCATGGCACATTGCTGGTTTAGGTTATCGATCCATTATTAATGTCACACAATCTGTACTGGAAAATGGAGCAGTTGTACATTTCAGTGGGCCAGCCAAGCCATGGCTTGAGATTGGGGCCCCTGAGATACGAAGCTTGTGGAGCCGCCATGTAAATATGTCAAATGAATTCATTAGGAAATGTGGAATCATGGAGTGA